Proteins encoded together in one Macadamia integrifolia cultivar HAES 741 chromosome 8, SCU_Mint_v3, whole genome shotgun sequence window:
- the LOC122087168 gene encoding co-chaperone protein p23-2: MSRHPEVLWAQRSDKVYLTIALPDAKNVSVKSEPQGLFSFSAVGPQGESFDVSLELYGTIVPEGSKVNVGLRNILCSIQKEQKGWWKRLLRSDEKPAPYIKVDWNKWCDEDEEESIKSDLASDDDRTAEIGDDESSDDDGMLYLPDLEKASR; this comes from the exons ATGAG TCGTCATCCAGAAGTTCTTTGGGCACAGCGTTCTGATAAGGTTTACCTCACTATTGCTTTGCCTGATGCAAAGAATGTCTCGGTGAAAAGTGAACCTCAGGGGTTGTTTAGTTTCTCTGCTGTTGGTCCACAAGGTGAATCATTTGACGTAAGTCTGGAACTGTATGGGACAATTGTTCCTGAG GGTAGTAAAGTTAATGTTGGACTCAGAAACATACTTTGCTCAATCCAGAAAGAGCAGAAGGGCTGGTGGAAGAGACTGTTAAGGTCTGATGAAAAACCTGCTCCTTACATCAAGGTTGATTGGAACAAGTGGTGTgatgaggatgaagaagagTCAATCAAAT CTGACCTTGCCTCGGATGATGATCGCACTGCG GAAATTGGAGACGATGAGAGCAGTGATGATGATGGAATGCTCT ATCTTCCTGACTTGGAGAAGGCTAGCCGCTAA